A single Flavobacterium sp. 1 DNA region contains:
- the hutI gene encoding imidazolonepropionase has protein sequence MTTLIINIKELLQIRENSVLKVSGAEMAVLPTIKNAYLLLKDDLIADFGAMKDLPEIAADITIDATGKIVLPTWCDSHTHIVYAGNREQEFVDRINGMTYEEIANRGGGILNSAKKLNETTEEEIYNQSKARLEEVMRLGTGAVEIKSGYGLTVEGELKMLRVIQQLSQNYPVTIKATFLGAHAFPTSFKDNKKGYIDCIINEMLPEIAKNKLADFIDAFCETGYFSVEDTVQIMEAGIQFGLKPKIHVNQFNSIGGIQACVKYNALSVDHLEIMNTEDIEALKNTETISVALPSCSYFLSIPYTPAREMIAAGLPLALATDYNPGSTPSGNMNFVVATACIKMKMTPEEAINAATINGAYAMGISNTHGSIAKGKKANLIITKEISSYYQLPYAFGSNLIDCVILDGKKYL, from the coding sequence ATGACAACATTAATTATTAATATTAAAGAACTGCTTCAAATACGCGAAAATTCTGTTTTAAAAGTTTCTGGAGCAGAAATGGCTGTTTTACCAACCATAAAGAATGCCTATTTACTATTAAAAGACGATTTAATTGCCGATTTTGGTGCTATGAAGGATTTGCCTGAAATAGCTGCAGATATCACTATTGATGCTACAGGAAAAATTGTGCTGCCGACTTGGTGTGACAGTCATACCCATATTGTGTATGCAGGCAATCGCGAACAGGAATTTGTGGATCGAATCAATGGAATGACCTATGAAGAAATCGCAAATCGTGGCGGCGGAATCTTAAATTCTGCCAAAAAATTAAATGAAACAACAGAAGAAGAAATTTACAATCAATCAAAAGCACGTCTTGAAGAAGTTATGCGGTTAGGAACCGGAGCCGTTGAAATTAAATCAGGCTATGGATTAACCGTTGAAGGCGAACTCAAAATGTTACGCGTGATTCAGCAATTATCCCAAAACTACCCCGTGACAATAAAAGCAACTTTTCTTGGTGCTCATGCCTTCCCTACCTCTTTTAAAGACAATAAGAAAGGATATATTGACTGCATTATCAACGAAATGCTACCTGAAATTGCTAAAAACAAATTGGCTGATTTTATTGATGCTTTTTGCGAAACTGGTTATTTCTCTGTTGAAGATACTGTGCAAATTATGGAAGCGGGAATTCAATTTGGCTTAAAGCCAAAAATCCATGTCAATCAGTTCAATTCTATTGGCGGAATTCAAGCCTGCGTTAAATACAATGCTCTTTCGGTAGATCACTTGGAAATTATGAATACTGAAGATATTGAAGCTTTAAAAAATACCGAAACAATATCAGTAGCTTTACCATCTTGCTCCTATTTTTTAAGCATTCCATATACTCCGGCTCGTGAAATGATAGCTGCTGGACTTCCATTAGCACTAGCAACAGATTATAACCCTGGCTCTACTCCATCAGGAAATATGAATTTTGTAGTTGCCACCGCCTGCATTAAAATGAAAATGACACCAGAAGAAGCTATTAATGCTGCAACTATAAATGGTGCCTATGCCATGGGAATTTCAAATACGCATGGAAGCATCGCAAAAGGAAAAAAAGCCAACCTAATCATCACCAAAGAAATTTCTTCCTACTATCAATTGCCTTATGCTTTTGGGAGCAATTTAATCGACTGTGTGATTTTGGACGGCAAAAAATATTTATGA
- a CDS encoding DEAD/DEAH box helicase, with the protein MLFEDLSLSKSIQKAVFEEGYTQATPIQEQSIPVVLAGKDLIGCAQTGTGKTAAFAIPIIHQLHRIVGSTKKSKVIRALVVTPTRELAVQIGQSFDTYGKYTNLTQLTLFGGVSQNPQVDALKSGVDIVIATPGRLLDLHKQGFIDLNHLHTLVLDEADQMLDMGFVNDVKKIVKLTPKNRQTLFFSATMPIAIRELAEMFLTDPETVTVSPVSSTAENVEQRVYFVEKTEKRNLLYHLIKNENLSNVLVFSRTKHGADNVVKALRKKDIPAEAIHGDKSQNARQRVLDAFKNKEVGVLVATDIAARGIDIDQLPFVINFDLPNIPETYVHRIGRTGRAGNGGIAISFCSKDEKDYWKDIQKLIKVNVDTIDNHPYPWHSGNPTADANPPKNSNRSGGAHKSRKSNASKQNKKRWY; encoded by the coding sequence ATGTTATTCGAAGATTTATCACTTTCAAAAAGTATACAAAAAGCCGTATTTGAAGAAGGCTATACACAAGCAACTCCTATTCAGGAACAATCTATACCAGTAGTTTTGGCTGGAAAAGATTTAATAGGATGTGCACAAACAGGAACAGGAAAAACGGCTGCATTTGCTATTCCAATAATACATCAATTGCACCGAATAGTAGGTTCAACAAAAAAATCGAAGGTAATCAGAGCGCTTGTTGTCACTCCTACAAGAGAATTAGCTGTTCAAATTGGACAAAGTTTCGACACTTATGGAAAATACACCAATCTGACGCAATTAACGCTTTTTGGCGGTGTATCACAAAATCCTCAAGTTGACGCTTTAAAAAGCGGAGTTGACATTGTAATAGCAACGCCAGGGCGCTTATTAGACCTGCATAAACAAGGTTTTATAGATTTGAATCATTTACACACATTAGTATTGGATGAAGCCGATCAGATGCTGGATATGGGTTTTGTTAATGATGTCAAAAAAATTGTAAAGCTTACGCCAAAAAACAGACAGACTCTTTTCTTTTCTGCAACCATGCCGATAGCCATAAGAGAATTGGCCGAAATGTTTCTTACAGATCCCGAAACTGTTACTGTATCCCCAGTTTCATCTACAGCAGAAAATGTAGAACAGCGCGTTTATTTTGTTGAGAAAACAGAAAAAAGAAACCTACTTTATCATTTGATAAAAAATGAAAACTTATCAAATGTCCTTGTTTTTTCAAGAACAAAACATGGTGCTGACAATGTTGTAAAAGCATTAAGAAAAAAAGACATTCCCGCAGAAGCCATACATGGTGATAAATCTCAAAATGCTAGACAGCGTGTACTGGATGCGTTTAAAAACAAGGAAGTTGGTGTTCTTGTAGCAACAGATATTGCAGCCCGCGGTATTGATATTGACCAATTGCCTTTTGTAATCAATTTTGATTTACCTAATATCCCTGAAACGTATGTACACCGTATTGGACGAACAGGCCGTGCCGGAAATGGCGGAATTGCAATTTCTTTTTGCAGTAAAGACGAAAAAGATTACTGGAAAGATATTCAAAAACTGATAAAAGTAAATGTAGACACCATAGATAATCATCCTTATCCTTGGCATTCTGGAAACCCTACAGCTGATGCTAATCCACCTAAAAATTCAAATCGAAGCGGAGGCGCTCACAAATCCAGAAAATCGAATGCATCAAAACAAAATAAAAAGCGCTGGTACTAA
- a CDS encoding formimidoylglutamase, which produces MEKLIAFSINDLAKITNHRSGEIKFGEKILVVPKDTDPIDFIKNSEAKFVLFGIPEDIGVRANYGRPGAASAWKSAIQSIANIQHNRFSKGNQIIVLGHLDVKQEMKEVEHLDFNDIDDRSKLSQLVEKIDKEVSHIICKIIQSGKIPIVIGGGHNNSYGNIKGAALAKGKAINAVNFDAHSDFRILEGRHSGNGFSYAFEEGFLKKYFIFGLHENYTSKSVLDIIKKIEDRVRYNTYDSVNIRKEKVFSEEMAIALDFIKNDPFGIEIDLDAIPNIASSAMTLSGFSIEELRQFVSFFAKNKNAAYLHICEGAPDLGEDKNNHLIGKLIGYLVTDFMKAHNSIEL; this is translated from the coding sequence ATGGAAAAACTCATAGCATTCAGTATTAACGACCTAGCAAAAATTACCAATCACAGAAGCGGTGAAATTAAATTTGGCGAGAAAATACTTGTTGTTCCCAAAGATACTGACCCAATTGATTTTATAAAAAATAGCGAGGCCAAATTCGTTTTATTTGGAATCCCTGAAGACATTGGAGTTAGAGCCAATTATGGAAGACCTGGAGCGGCATCTGCTTGGAAAAGTGCCATACAAAGTATCGCTAATATTCAGCATAACCGCTTTTCTAAGGGCAATCAGATTATTGTTTTAGGACACTTGGATGTTAAGCAAGAAATGAAAGAAGTCGAGCATCTTGACTTTAATGATATTGATGACCGGTCTAAACTAAGTCAGTTAGTAGAAAAAATTGACAAGGAAGTTTCCCATATTATCTGCAAAATCATTCAATCAGGCAAAATTCCAATAGTAATTGGCGGAGGTCACAACAATTCCTACGGAAATATAAAAGGAGCCGCTCTGGCAAAAGGAAAAGCCATAAACGCCGTGAATTTCGACGCACATTCTGATTTTAGAATTTTAGAAGGACGTCATAGCGGCAACGGTTTCTCTTATGCTTTTGAAGAAGGTTTTCTAAAAAAATATTTCATTTTTGGCCTTCATGAAAATTACACGTCCAAAAGTGTTTTAGATATTATAAAAAAAATTGAAGATCGGGTTCGTTACAATACTTACGACAGCGTTAACATTCGAAAAGAAAAAGTCTTTTCAGAAGAAATGGCAATAGCTCTTGATTTTATTAAAAATGACCCATTTGGAATTGAAATTGATTTGGATGCTATTCCAAATATAGCAAGCAGCGCAATGACATTAAGCGGTTTTTCAATTGAAGAACTTCGTCAATTTGTTTCCTTTTTTGCTAAAAATAAAAATGCTGCTTATTTACATATCTGCGAAGGTGCTCCAGACTTAGGTGAAGATAAAAACAATCATTTAATAGGCAAACTGATAGGTTATTTAGTAACCGATTTCATGAAAGCACATAATTCAATTGAATTATAA
- a CDS encoding glutaminyl-peptide cyclotransferase codes for MKKHNLLIAILLGISLIGCGDTKKGENSLFTIDDAAFPAHFTSPESVSIGILNPNSKEIDSIAYFVNDKKVGSTKGSEKFKFELKDQKLGYQFLKATAYFGSDSSDATKRIELVSNVTPKLLKYKIVNTFPHDTASFTEGLEFHNDTLCESTGQKGTSYFRKYDYKTGKVYKQIDLDTIYFGEGITFINGKLYQLTWLEKTGFIYDAKTLKLEKKFTYEKDIEGWGMTNDGTYIYQTDKTEKIWKMDPKTQKMIDYVNVYSGNSKIKAINELEWINGKIYTNVFEKDAIAVVNPSTGAVEGILDMSGLRKLVTVTAGDVLNGIAYNPKTKTIFVTGKNWNKMFEIIVFE; via the coding sequence ATGAAAAAACATAACTTATTAATTGCCATTTTATTAGGAATCTCATTAATTGGGTGCGGAGACACAAAAAAAGGTGAAAATTCTTTATTCACTATCGATGATGCAGCTTTTCCTGCTCATTTTACATCGCCAGAATCAGTTTCGATAGGTATTTTAAATCCAAATTCGAAAGAAATTGACAGTATTGCTTACTTTGTAAACGACAAAAAAGTTGGAAGCACAAAAGGTTCTGAAAAATTCAAATTTGAATTAAAAGATCAAAAATTAGGATATCAATTCTTGAAAGCCACCGCTTATTTTGGTTCAGATTCATCAGATGCAACCAAAAGAATCGAATTAGTTTCGAATGTTACTCCAAAATTATTAAAATATAAAATCGTCAATACTTTTCCGCACGACACAGCATCCTTTACAGAGGGATTAGAATTCCACAATGATACATTATGCGAAAGTACTGGACAAAAAGGAACATCCTATTTTAGAAAATATGATTATAAAACTGGTAAAGTCTACAAACAGATTGATTTAGATACAATATATTTTGGAGAAGGTATAACTTTTATTAACGGCAAATTATACCAATTAACTTGGCTGGAAAAAACAGGTTTTATATACGATGCGAAAACACTGAAATTAGAAAAAAAATTCACATACGAAAAAGATATCGAAGGATGGGGAATGACAAATGACGGAACTTATATTTACCAAACTGATAAAACAGAAAAAATTTGGAAAATGGATCCAAAAACACAAAAAATGATTGATTATGTCAACGTATATTCTGGAAATTCGAAAATTAAAGCCATAAATGAGCTGGAATGGATTAATGGAAAAATATACACTAATGTTTTCGAAAAAGATGCTATTGCCGTTGTTAATCCAAGTACTGGTGCTGTAGAAGGAATTCTGGACATGTCAGGATTGCGTAAATTAGTAACTGTTACCGCCGGAGATGTTCTAAACGGAATAGCATATAATCCAAAAACCAAAACCATTTTTGTAACCGGGAAAAATTGGAACAAAATGTTCGAAATAATCGTTTTTGAATAA
- a CDS encoding MFS transporter — protein sequence MSSENSQTKWGQFIPLVIVFFFWGFVAASNDILIPVFKKAFDLTQGESQLVAFAFYIAYTVGSLIYMGVSVLIKEDLVNKIGYKNGLSLGLLISALGTLLFYPAANTGSFALMLAGLFIVGLGFSLQQTVANPLAIALGPIKTGSQRLTLAGGVNNFGTTIGPLIVSFAIFGSSANANTDASIESVKIPYLILGFAFLVVAILLKFSSLPERPELIEEDDSHDKIAVKKSALQYPQLVMGMIAIFLYVGVEVSTASNLPAYMESKLGFLTKDVAPYISLYWASLMIGRWTGAVEAFTENMSLLKVLRFLAPYLAFGVFLGVNALANHDLTPFYIYGLVILVLIGADMASKGNPARMLLIFSSLGILATATGIATTGMVSVYAFTSVGLFCSTLWPCIFTLAVSGLGKHTSQGSSFLIMMIMGGGFVSVFQGKIAEIIGIQSSYIVGIVCFAYLAFYAWKVSGILKAHGIDFDKKISGGH from the coding sequence ATGAGTTCAGAAAATTCACAAACCAAATGGGGACAGTTTATCCCCTTAGTTATCGTATTCTTCTTTTGGGGATTTGTTGCTGCAAGTAATGACATCTTAATACCTGTATTCAAAAAAGCATTTGATTTGACACAGGGAGAAAGTCAATTAGTAGCTTTTGCATTTTACATAGCATATACTGTAGGCTCTCTTATTTATATGGGAGTTTCAGTTTTAATAAAAGAGGATTTAGTAAACAAAATCGGATACAAAAATGGATTATCGCTGGGACTGCTTATTTCTGCATTGGGTACACTTTTATTTTATCCAGCTGCAAATACTGGATCTTTTGCACTAATGCTGGCAGGTCTATTTATTGTTGGATTGGGTTTTTCACTGCAGCAAACTGTTGCAAACCCACTAGCAATTGCATTAGGACCTATTAAAACAGGTTCTCAACGTTTAACATTAGCTGGTGGTGTCAACAATTTTGGAACAACAATTGGACCTTTAATTGTAAGTTTTGCTATTTTCGGTTCAAGTGCCAATGCAAATACTGATGCAAGTATTGAAAGTGTAAAAATTCCTTATTTAATTTTAGGATTTGCTTTTTTAGTTGTGGCAATTTTATTAAAGTTCTCCTCACTTCCTGAGCGTCCGGAATTAATTGAAGAAGATGATTCACATGATAAAATAGCTGTAAAAAAATCAGCATTGCAATATCCTCAATTAGTTATGGGTATGATTGCCATATTTTTATATGTTGGTGTTGAAGTATCTACAGCAAGTAATTTACCAGCATACATGGAAAGCAAATTAGGTTTTTTAACAAAAGACGTTGCTCCATACATCTCTTTATATTGGGCAAGTTTAATGATTGGCCGTTGGACTGGAGCTGTTGAAGCTTTTACTGAAAATATGAGTTTGCTTAAAGTATTGCGTTTTCTAGCACCATACTTAGCATTTGGAGTTTTTTTAGGAGTAAATGCATTAGCAAATCACGATTTAACACCTTTTTACATCTATGGATTAGTAATTTTAGTATTAATTGGAGCTGATATGGCAAGTAAAGGAAATCCAGCCAGAATGTTGTTGATTTTCTCTTCTTTAGGCATTTTGGCAACAGCCACAGGTATAGCAACAACAGGAATGGTTAGTGTATATGCTTTTACTAGTGTTGGTCTTTTCTGCAGCACTCTTTGGCCTTGTATTTTCACTTTAGCAGTAAGCGGATTAGGAAAACATACTAGCCAAGGAAGCAGTTTCCTTATTATGATGATTATGGGTGGTGGTTTTGTCAGCGTTTTTCAAGGTAAAATTGCCGAAATCATCGGAATCCAATCAAGTTACATCGTTGGTATTGTTTGCTTCGCTTATCTTGCCTTTTATGCTTGGAAAGTAAGCGGTATTTTAAAAGCACATGGAATAGATTTTGATAAAAAAATATCTGGAGGACATTAA
- a CDS encoding sensor histidine kinase: MKKINFHIKLQNHIWFWAIYFILNFLRWGAYFNDYGYSFKSNLIEFSLHIPLVYFNLLILIPLFVLKSKYIKYAFSLIASLGVVYLLKTGLTYFIISKNIWPEANRDYSPFEINHIVAVCIGELYVLAVASSIYLMLTWLKERDRNKAIMENQNKIKLKYLKNQIQPHFFFNTLNNLYALSLESSNKVPDVIIKLSQLMEYVLYDIEDVKYVPLVKEIDYIQNYIEIEKLRFQNVDVRFNLESDIDNIKVPPLLFISLIENAFKHGGTNNENLKIKISFRIVNSMLEFEIINNFVISQPIANKKGIGLSNTKKRLKLIYKNNFSIQQTIKFKFYSIKIQIPLYNED, encoded by the coding sequence ATGAAAAAAATTAACTTCCATATAAAACTTCAAAATCATATTTGGTTTTGGGCTATCTATTTTATACTTAATTTTTTGAGATGGGGAGCATATTTTAATGATTATGGATATTCTTTCAAATCGAATCTAATAGAATTCTCTCTTCACATACCATTAGTATATTTCAATTTATTAATACTCATTCCCTTGTTTGTATTAAAATCGAAATACATTAAATATGCATTTTCGCTAATTGCAAGTTTAGGAGTCGTTTATTTGTTAAAAACCGGGCTGACCTATTTTATAATTTCCAAAAATATTTGGCCAGAAGCCAATAGAGATTACAGTCCTTTTGAAATTAATCATATCGTGGCTGTTTGCATAGGAGAACTTTATGTGCTTGCAGTTGCTTCTTCTATATACCTGATGCTGACATGGCTCAAAGAAAGGGATCGCAACAAAGCAATCATGGAGAATCAAAATAAAATAAAATTAAAATATTTAAAAAATCAGATTCAGCCACACTTCTTTTTTAATACGCTAAACAATCTTTATGCCCTTTCATTAGAATCATCAAACAAAGTTCCAGATGTAATTATTAAGCTTTCTCAATTGATGGAATATGTATTATATGATATTGAAGATGTCAAATATGTGCCTTTAGTAAAAGAAATCGATTATATTCAAAATTATATAGAAATTGAAAAACTGCGTTTTCAAAATGTAGATGTCAGATTTAATCTTGAATCCGATATTGACAATATAAAAGTTCCGCCATTACTATTCATCTCACTAATCGAAAATGCTTTTAAACATGGCGGAACCAATAATGAAAATCTCAAAATTAAAATCAGTTTCAGAATTGTAAACTCTATGCTTGAATTTGAAATAATAAATAATTTTGTAATTTCACAGCCAATAGCGAACAAAAAAGGGATAGGTTTATCGAATACCAAAAAAAGATTAAAACTTATTTATAAAAACAATTTCAGCATACAACAAACAATAAAATTCAAATTTTATAGTATCAAAATACAAATACCTTTATATAATGAAGATTAA
- a CDS encoding LytTR family DNA-binding domain-containing protein translates to MKIKCVIIDDEPLAIKVLLNYFENFSEFEVIGTFNNSLEGLEFINSNTVDAVFLDINMPMMTGFELIKLIENKTRIIITTAFREFAAESYDLEVLDYLVKPIPLPRFIKCIQKIEAEHNLKNNIKIENHREEPHLFIKVDKKMVKIKIDEILFIEGMKEYIKVVTAEKTYITHKSLTSLTDELPSERFMRIHKSYTIALNKVKSIEGNRIQILSYTIPIGRNYSKEVKVKILE, encoded by the coding sequence ATGAAGATTAAATGTGTAATAATTGACGACGAACCTTTAGCTATAAAAGTATTGCTCAATTATTTTGAAAATTTTTCAGAATTTGAAGTTATTGGAACTTTCAACAATTCATTAGAAGGTCTTGAATTTATTAATTCTAATACTGTTGATGCTGTATTCCTAGATATCAATATGCCCATGATGACTGGGTTTGAATTAATCAAGCTGATAGAAAACAAAACCCGGATTATTATCACAACCGCCTTCCGAGAATTTGCCGCCGAAAGTTATGATCTAGAAGTTTTGGATTATTTAGTTAAACCAATTCCATTGCCCCGTTTCATAAAATGTATTCAAAAAATTGAAGCTGAACACAATTTAAAAAACAATATTAAAATTGAAAACCATCGTGAGGAACCACATCTATTTATCAAAGTGGATAAGAAAATGGTAAAGATAAAAATTGATGAAATCCTTTTTATCGAAGGAATGAAAGAATACATTAAAGTTGTCACCGCCGAAAAGACTTACATAACTCATAAATCACTAACTTCGTTAACTGATGAGCTGCCTTCTGAGCGTTTTATGCGCATTCATAAATCCTATACAATTGCATTAAACAAAGTAAAATCGATAGAGGGAAACAGAATTCAGATTTTATCCTATACTATTCCTATCGGAAGAAATTACAGCAAAGAAGTAAAAGTAAAAATTCTAGAATAA
- a CDS encoding SDR family oxidoreductase, producing the protein MNKVVLITGGSSGIGKSIGEFLHLKGYVVYGTSRNPERVLNSVFPLIALDVRNADSIHSAVAKVIATTGRLDVVINNAGVGITGPLEEIPMEEIKNNFETNFFGPIEVMKAVLPQMRSQQSGLIINITSIAGYMGLPYRSVYSASKGALELITEALRMEVKSFGIQITNIAPGDFATNIAAGRFHAPVIKGSAYETPYGNNLKTMDEHVDSGSNPNEMAEAVFAIIENPSPKIHYKVGAFMQKFSIVLKRILPDKVYEKMLMNHYKL; encoded by the coding sequence ATGAATAAAGTAGTGTTAATTACAGGAGGATCTTCGGGAATAGGTAAGTCTATCGGAGAATTTTTGCATCTTAAAGGTTATGTGGTGTATGGAACGAGCAGAAACCCAGAACGAGTGCTTAATTCGGTTTTTCCTTTAATTGCTTTGGATGTTAGGAATGCAGATTCCATACATTCGGCTGTTGCCAAAGTTATTGCCACAACAGGAAGACTTGATGTTGTGATTAATAATGCGGGTGTTGGTATTACTGGACCTTTGGAGGAAATTCCGATGGAGGAAATTAAAAATAATTTTGAAACCAATTTTTTCGGGCCAATCGAAGTAATGAAAGCGGTGCTGCCACAAATGCGTTCACAGCAATCGGGATTAATTATCAATATTACTTCAATCGCAGGATATATGGGGTTGCCTTATCGAAGCGTTTATTCAGCTTCAAAAGGAGCTTTGGAATTAATTACCGAAGCCTTGCGTATGGAAGTGAAGTCATTTGGGATTCAAATTACAAATATCGCTCCTGGTGATTTTGCAACCAATATTGCTGCAGGCCGTTTTCATGCACCAGTGATAAAAGGTTCGGCTTATGAAACGCCTTACGGAAATAATCTGAAAACTATGGATGAACATGTAGACAGCGGCAGTAATCCTAATGAAATGGCAGAAGCTGTATTTGCAATCATTGAAAACCCGTCTCCAAAAATTCATTATAAAGTAGGTGCTTTTATGCAAAAGTTTTCTATAGTGCTAAAGAGAATTCTGCCGGACAAAGTGTATGAAAAAATGCTTATGAATCATTATAAACTTTAG
- the fsa gene encoding fructose-6-phosphate aldolase: MKFFIDTANLAQIKEAQALGVLDGVTTNPSLMAKEGITGKNNILKHYVDICNLVEGDVSAEVNALDYDGMIKEGEELADLHDQIVVKLPMTKEGVMAAKYFSDKGIKTNVTLVFSAGQALLAAKAGATYVSPFIGRLDDISTDGLNLIGEIREIYDNYGYETEILAASVRHTMHIVNCAKIGADVMTGPLSAIYGLLKHPLTDIGLAQFVADFEKGNK, from the coding sequence ATGAAATTTTTTATTGATACAGCTAATTTAGCTCAAATTAAAGAAGCACAAGCATTAGGTGTTTTGGATGGTGTAACAACTAATCCGTCATTGATGGCTAAAGAAGGAATTACAGGAAAAAACAATATCTTGAAACATTATGTTGATATCTGTAATTTGGTTGAAGGGGATGTAAGTGCCGAAGTAAATGCTTTGGATTATGACGGAATGATCAAAGAAGGAGAAGAATTAGCTGATTTGCACGATCAAATCGTTGTTAAACTGCCTATGACAAAAGAAGGTGTAATGGCTGCTAAATATTTTTCAGATAAAGGAATTAAAACGAATGTAACTCTTGTGTTTTCTGCTGGTCAGGCTTTATTAGCTGCTAAAGCGGGAGCAACTTATGTTTCTCCATTTATTGGTCGTTTGGATGATATTTCTACTGACGGCTTGAATTTGATTGGTGAAATTAGAGAAATTTATGATAACTACGGTTATGAAACTGAAATTTTAGCAGCATCTGTCCGTCATACCATGCATATTGTAAACTGTGCTAAAATTGGTGCCGATGTAATGACAGGACCATTATCTGCAATTTATGGTTTGTTGAAACACCCTTTAACGGATATTGGATTGGCTCAGTTTGTTGCTGATTTTGAAAAAGGAAACAAATAG